A single region of the Neotabrizicola shimadae genome encodes:
- a CDS encoding gamma-glutamylcyclotransferase: MDKAMWVFGYGSLIWDPGFPIAERQLAFLSGWHRSFCMRSIHHRGSEAAPGLVLALDESPDARCAGVAFRVAPGAEESTLAALRERELISSAYLERNLPVTLADGAGVQALVYVIDPHHIQYCGGLPLEEQAQIIATAHGGRGPNRDYLFATAAHLAELGIADLDLDWLAARVRALPG; encoded by the coding sequence ATGGATAAGGCGATGTGGGTCTTTGGCTATGGTTCCCTGATCTGGGATCCCGGTTTTCCGATCGCCGAGCGTCAGCTTGCCTTTCTTTCGGGCTGGCACCGCAGCTTCTGCATGAGGTCGATCCATCACCGTGGCAGCGAAGCCGCCCCAGGCCTGGTGCTGGCGCTGGACGAATCTCCCGACGCGCGTTGCGCGGGTGTGGCATTTCGCGTGGCACCCGGCGCCGAGGAGTCGACACTGGCCGCCCTGCGCGAGCGCGAACTGATTTCTTCGGCCTATCTGGAACGCAATCTGCCCGTGACGCTTGCCGACGGCGCAGGCGTGCAGGCGTTGGTCTATGTCATCGACCCGCATCACATCCAGTATTGCGGCGGCCTGCCGCTGGAGGAGCAGGCACAGATCATCGCCACCGCGCATGGCGGCCGTGGGCCGAACCGCGACTACCTGTTCGCAACTGCCGCACATCTCGCCGAACTGGGTATCGCCGACCTCGATCTTGACTGGTTGGCCGCACGGGTGCGCGCGCTGCCGGGCTGA
- a CDS encoding TIGR00645 family protein, whose translation MSEKPTIETRFEAGLFASRWLMAPIYLGLAISLAMLTVVFCKELVYYASKTFSMKADEAILAVLTLIDLSLAANLLLIVLFSGYENFVSKFDIDTGTDRPNWMGTVDFSGLKMKLIASIVAISGIHLLKVFMEVGKSAAPVDVEKMRWLVIIHLTFVVSGVLLALMDWTSAKTDKH comes from the coding sequence ATGTCAGAAAAGCCCACGATCGAGACCCGTTTCGAAGCCGGCCTCTTCGCCAGCCGGTGGCTGATGGCGCCGATCTACCTTGGTCTTGCGATCAGCCTGGCCATGCTGACCGTCGTGTTCTGCAAGGAACTGGTCTACTATGCCTCAAAGACGTTCTCGATGAAGGCCGACGAGGCGATCCTCGCCGTGCTGACGCTGATCGACCTGTCGCTGGCGGCGAACCTTCTGCTGATCGTGCTGTTTTCCGGCTACGAGAATTTCGTGTCGAAGTTCGACATCGACACCGGCACTGACCGGCCGAACTGGATGGGTACGGTGGATTTCTCGGGCCTGAAGATGAAGCTCATCGCCTCGATCGTGGCGATCTCGGGGATCCATCTGCTGAAGGTGTTCATGGAGGTCGGCAAATCCGCCGCTCCGGTGGACGTGGAAAAGATGCGTTGGCTGGTCATCATCCACCTGACCTTCGTTGTCTCGGGTGTGCTGCTTGCCCTGATGGACTGGACATCGGCCAAGACCGACAAGCACTGA
- a CDS encoding DUF2125 domain-containing protein, whose amino-acid sequence MKKLIALVLVVAALWSGYWFIGTRALERGVREWIAMQTAAGLEVRQDGLSVQGFPNRFDLTLTQPLLRDPVSGYGWTGEWLQSLMMGWKPWHVILVAPQDWVLLTPMGDIPVTAQSTEASLVLVPGRNLLIDRFTLVSQSPAAVLPTGVLAATDLRLATRRLAEGSAKHELGVEISGLTGTGQLAAAGTGHLRVDALVGFSAPPGLVVVEPPVVVETLEVTEARLDWGTASLAVTGSLAADAAGQAEGRLEVTLQGGPVLLPLAVAAGLVPQRLAPTVSAMVDRLQESAGDGKPLVLPLTFQRGQMRLGILPLGPAPFLR is encoded by the coding sequence ATGAAGAAGCTGATCGCCCTTGTGCTGGTCGTGGCGGCGCTGTGGTCGGGATACTGGTTCATCGGCACGCGGGCATTGGAACGGGGCGTGCGCGAGTGGATCGCCATGCAGACCGCAGCCGGGCTGGAGGTACGACAAGACGGTCTGTCGGTGCAGGGCTTCCCCAACCGCTTCGACCTGACGTTGACGCAACCCCTGCTGCGCGACCCGGTCAGCGGCTATGGCTGGACGGGCGAATGGCTGCAAAGCCTGATGATGGGCTGGAAACCCTGGCATGTGATCCTGGTCGCCCCGCAGGACTGGGTTCTGCTGACACCGATGGGCGATATTCCCGTCACCGCCCAAAGCACCGAGGCAAGCCTGGTTCTCGTGCCCGGCCGCAATCTGCTGATCGACCGCTTCACCCTGGTGTCCCAATCGCCCGCGGCGGTCCTGCCAACCGGGGTGCTTGCGGCAACAGACCTCCGGTTGGCGACCCGGCGACTGGCCGAAGGCTCGGCAAAGCACGAACTCGGGGTCGAAATCTCCGGTCTGACCGGGACCGGACAACTGGCAGCGGCGGGCACCGGGCATCTGCGCGTGGATGCTTTGGTGGGTTTCTCCGCGCCTCCGGGGCTGGTGGTGGTCGAGCCGCCCGTGGTTGTGGAGACTCTGGAGGTGACGGAGGCGCGGCTCGACTGGGGCACGGCAAGCCTTGCGGTCACTGGGTCACTTGCGGCGGATGCGGCGGGTCAGGCCGAGGGCCGGTTGGAGGTGACGCTGCAGGGCGGGCCAGTGTTGCTGCCGCTCGCGGTTGCGGCGGGCCTGGTGCCGCAACGGCTGGCCCCCACGGTCAGCGCCATGGTGGATCGGCTGCAGGAGAGCGCGGGCGATGGCAAGCCCCTGGTGCTGCCGCTGACCTTCCAGCGCGGCCAGATGCGGCTTGGCATCCTGCCGCTCGGGCCGGCGCCCTTCCTGCGCTGA
- the hisC gene encoding histidinol-phosphate transaminase — MTNAIRPQPGILDIALYEGGKSNVAGVANAVKLSSNENPFGPSDRAKEAYQRAIHSLHRYPSTDHGGLRRAIAEVHKLDADRVICGVGSDEIITFLCQAYAGPGEEVVHTEHGFLMYRISALAVGARPIEVKERERTTDVDAILAGCSPMTRLVFLANPNNPTGTMIPAPEIARLADSLPQRAILVLDGAYAEYVDGYDGGLALVESRENVFMTRTFSKIYGLGGLRIGWGYGPKHIIDVLNRIRGPFNLSTTQQEVAEAAVRDQDFVNKCRSENARMRAWLAGALAELGVPSDTSMANFVLARFSSTEEAEACDAFLQSQGLIVRRVAGYKLPHCLRITVGDESSCRRVAHAVGQFKGVR, encoded by the coding sequence ATGACCAACGCGATCCGCCCGCAGCCCGGCATCCTTGACATCGCCCTTTACGAGGGCGGCAAGAGCAATGTCGCGGGCGTTGCCAATGCCGTGAAGCTCTCGTCGAACGAGAATCCCTTCGGCCCGTCCGACCGCGCGAAGGAAGCCTACCAGCGCGCCATCCACTCGCTGCACCGCTATCCGTCCACAGACCATGGCGGCCTGCGCCGGGCCATCGCCGAGGTGCACAAACTGGACGCCGACCGCGTGATCTGCGGTGTCGGTTCGGACGAGATCATCACCTTCCTGTGCCAGGCCTATGCCGGCCCCGGAGAAGAGGTCGTGCACACGGAACACGGCTTCCTGATGTACCGCATCTCGGCGCTGGCGGTGGGAGCGCGGCCCATCGAGGTGAAGGAGCGCGAGCGCACCACTGACGTGGATGCGATCCTTGCAGGCTGCTCGCCCATGACGCGGCTGGTGTTCCTGGCCAATCCGAACAACCCGACCGGGACCATGATCCCGGCGCCGGAAATCGCGCGGCTGGCCGACAGCCTGCCGCAGCGGGCCATCCTCGTGCTGGATGGTGCCTATGCCGAGTATGTCGATGGCTATGACGGCGGTCTCGCGCTGGTGGAAAGCCGCGAGAACGTGTTCATGACGCGGACCTTCTCCAAGATCTACGGGCTTGGGGGTCTGCGCATCGGCTGGGGTTATGGGCCGAAGCACATCATTGACGTGCTCAACCGCATCCGTGGGCCGTTCAACCTGTCCACCACCCAGCAGGAGGTGGCCGAGGCTGCGGTGCGCGACCAGGATTTCGTGAACAAGTGCCGCAGCGAAAACGCCCGGATGCGGGCATGGCTGGCCGGGGCGCTGGCCGAACTTGGGGTGCCGTCGGATACGTCGATGGCGAATTTCGTCCTTGCGCGCTTTTCCTCGACCGAGGAGGCCGAGGCCTGCGATGCGTTCCTTCAGTCTCAGGGGCTGATCGTGCGGCGGGTGGCGGGATACAAGCTGCCGCATTGCCTGCGCATCACCGTGGGCGATGAGTCCAGCTGTCGCCGGGTTGCCCATGCGGTTGGCCAGTTCAAGGGCGTGAGGTAA
- a CDS encoding lipid A-modifier LpxR family protein, which produces MVGKGVRVALAVSGLIALATAAEAQERVTLGWGRMFSNDAIGDGHDRWRTGSYTVSYMRGPSWDGDLPTQVGEILEFRASGQTIAPANLADPAPDDRRYAGILTFGLHTHFDWLGLETSVGADLDFTGPQTGLSSFQERVHDWTDLPDPEPAFENQIPNHIYLTAIGEMGKEFQMGDAGRVRPFVEAQAGIETFVRAGADLTFGGFGEGSLLVREYMTGQRYRAIKGDLITGTSFTLGGDIAHVFDSALLPEGGAAELSSTRARARAGIQWQGERASVFYGISYLGEEFVQQPEGQVVGSLNINFRF; this is translated from the coding sequence GCCGAGGCGCAGGAGCGCGTGACCCTTGGCTGGGGTCGCATGTTCTCGAACGACGCGATCGGAGACGGCCACGACCGGTGGCGCACCGGATCCTACACCGTGAGTTATATGCGCGGCCCTTCCTGGGATGGCGACCTGCCGACGCAGGTTGGCGAAATCCTTGAGTTCCGAGCAAGCGGCCAGACCATCGCACCGGCGAATCTGGCCGATCCCGCCCCCGATGACCGGCGTTATGCAGGGATCCTGACATTCGGCCTGCACACGCATTTCGACTGGCTTGGGCTGGAAACCAGCGTCGGGGCAGATTTGGACTTCACCGGACCGCAGACCGGATTGTCCAGCTTTCAGGAACGGGTCCACGACTGGACTGACCTGCCGGACCCCGAGCCGGCGTTCGAGAACCAGATCCCGAACCACATCTACCTCACGGCCATCGGCGAAATGGGCAAGGAGTTCCAGATGGGTGACGCGGGCCGTGTCCGCCCGTTCGTCGAAGCCCAGGCCGGAATCGAAACCTTTGTCCGGGCCGGGGCGGACCTTACCTTTGGCGGCTTTGGAGAAGGCAGTCTCCTGGTCCGCGAATACATGACGGGCCAGCGCTACCGCGCCATCAAGGGCGACCTGATCACAGGCACCAGTTTCACCTTGGGCGGCGACATCGCCCATGTCTTCGATTCCGCGCTGTTGCCCGAGGGAGGCGCGGCCGAATTGTCCTCGACCCGCGCGCGGGCGCGTGCCGGCATCCAGTGGCAGGGCGAACGCGCCAGCGTGTTCTATGGGATCAGCTATCTGGGCGAGGAATTCGTGCAGCAGCCGGAGGGCCAGGTGGTCGGGTCGCTGAACATCAACTTCCGTTTCTGA
- a CDS encoding extensin-like domain-containing protein, which yields MAGGHQGLVLRLALVLALLTDGALAQAPQTSVRPAERPVVLGAPEQDLAATVAPDPGAGQGNSDAVDEAVQEALSTSSAPAAVAQGQAASIRPRPRPADLAGAAEVVTASAAPAAVAPEPATPDEPAPEKKRKGLAGLFGGGGQSTPRDQSPGYVCGDRDILGEELAPITSKVRGCGIAEPVRVTSVDGLSLSPPATITCETATALKKWVKGAVKPAFGRRQIVGLTVAASYSCRPRNNIRGAKISEHGSGRAIDISGFVLKNGKEVTVSRNYSGKIRKVHKAACGTFGTTLGPGSDGYHEDHLHLDTATYRNGPYCR from the coding sequence TTGGCTGGCGGCCATCAGGGTCTGGTCCTTCGGCTGGCGCTGGTTCTTGCCCTTCTCACTGATGGGGCGCTTGCGCAGGCGCCCCAGACCTCGGTTCGTCCGGCAGAGCGCCCTGTCGTGCTTGGTGCACCGGAACAGGACCTTGCCGCGACGGTTGCGCCTGATCCGGGCGCGGGGCAGGGCAACTCCGACGCGGTGGACGAGGCGGTGCAGGAGGCTTTGTCCACGTCTTCTGCCCCTGCGGCAGTGGCCCAAGGCCAGGCCGCGTCGATCCGCCCGCGTCCCCGGCCCGCTGATCTGGCCGGTGCGGCGGAGGTCGTCACGGCTTCGGCTGCGCCCGCTGCTGTTGCCCCAGAGCCGGCAACGCCGGATGAACCCGCGCCCGAAAAGAAGCGCAAGGGCCTGGCGGGCCTGTTCGGAGGGGGAGGTCAGTCCACCCCGCGCGACCAGAGCCCCGGCTATGTCTGTGGCGACCGCGATATCCTGGGCGAGGAACTGGCGCCGATCACCTCCAAGGTGCGGGGGTGCGGCATTGCCGAACCTGTGCGGGTAACCTCTGTTGACGGCCTGTCGCTGAGTCCGCCCGCGACCATCACCTGCGAGACCGCCACCGCGTTGAAGAAGTGGGTAAAGGGCGCGGTGAAGCCTGCCTTCGGACGCCGCCAGATTGTCGGCCTGACCGTGGCCGCGTCCTATTCCTGCCGCCCGCGCAACAACATCCGCGGCGCCAAGATCAGTGAGCACGGCAGCGGTCGCGCCATCGACATATCAGGCTTCGTGCTGAAGAACGGCAAGGAAGTTACCGTCAGCCGGAACTACTCTGGCAAGATCCGCAAGGTGCACAAGGCTGCCTGCGGGACCTTTGGCACCACGCTTGGCCCCGGCTCCGACGGATACCATGAGGACCATTTGCACCTCGACACCGCGACGTATCGCAACGGACCCTACTGCCGCTGA
- the rpsD gene encoding 30S ribosomal protein S4: protein MTKRTSAKYKIDRRMGENIWGRAKSPVNKREYGPGQHGQRRKNKLSDFGTQLRAKQKLKGYYGDLTEKQFRKIYAEAERVRGDTGEMLIGLLERRLDAVVYRAKFVPTIFAARQFVNHGHVLVNGKAVNIASYRVKEGDVVEVRQKSKQMATIVEAIALTERDVPDYLEVDHSKLTAKFVRTPGLGDVPYPVQMEPNLVVEYYAKN from the coding sequence GTGACCAAGCGCACCTCTGCCAAGTACAAGATCGACCGCCGCATGGGCGAAAACATCTGGGGCCGTGCCAAGTCCCCGGTGAACAAGCGCGAATACGGCCCCGGCCAACACGGCCAGCGCCGCAAGAACAAGCTGTCGGACTTCGGTACGCAGCTGCGCGCCAAGCAGAAGCTGAAGGGCTATTACGGCGACCTGACCGAAAAGCAGTTCCGCAAGATCTATGCGGAAGCCGAGCGTGTGCGCGGCGACACCGGCGAAATGCTGATCGGCCTGCTGGAGCGCCGTCTGGACGCGGTGGTGTACCGCGCCAAGTTCGTTCCGACCATCTTTGCGGCGCGCCAGTTCGTGAACCACGGGCACGTCCTTGTGAACGGCAAGGCGGTGAACATCGCCTCGTACCGCGTGAAGGAAGGCGACGTGGTGGAAGTGCGCCAGAAGTCCAAGCAAATGGCCACGATCGTGGAAGCCATCGCGCTGACCGAGCGTGACGTTCCCGATTACCTGGAAGTCGACCATTCGAAGCTGACGGCGAAGTTCGTCCGCACCCCGGGCCTCGGCGATGTGCCGTATCCGGTGCAGATGGAACCGAACCTCGTGGTCGAATACTACGCGAAGAACTGA
- a CDS encoding prephenate/arogenate dehydrogenase family protein, with translation MSAPVYDRVALIGLGLIASSMALAMRERGLAGTIAGHAKSAETRAVALEIGLCDAVFDTAAAAVQGADLVVLAVPVGAMAAIAEEIGPHLKPGACVTDVGSVKQAVIGAVAPHLPEGVTFVPGHPLAGTEHSGPRSGFPTLFENRWCLLTPTERSTPEATARLRALWEGMGAKVDEMDAAHHDLVLAVVSHTPHLIAYTMVGVADHLRRVSNSEVIQYSASGFRDFTRIAASDPTMWRDVFLTNKDAVLDILGRFTEELFVLQRAIRMGDGDMLFDYFTRTRAIRRGIIEAGQDTAAPDFGRVAVKPAGAKG, from the coding sequence ATGTCGGCACCTGTCTATGACCGGGTCGCCCTGATCGGGCTGGGCCTCATCGCATCCTCGATGGCGCTGGCCATGCGCGAGCGGGGGCTTGCGGGGACGATCGCGGGCCACGCGAAATCGGCCGAGACCCGTGCCGTGGCGCTTGAAATCGGACTGTGCGACGCGGTCTTCGATACGGCTGCGGCGGCAGTGCAGGGTGCCGATCTTGTTGTTCTGGCGGTGCCGGTCGGTGCCATGGCCGCCATCGCCGAAGAAATCGGCCCGCATCTGAAGCCGGGCGCCTGCGTCACGGACGTGGGGTCGGTGAAACAGGCGGTCATCGGCGCCGTGGCGCCGCATCTGCCCGAAGGCGTGACCTTCGTGCCCGGCCATCCGCTGGCGGGTACAGAACATTCCGGCCCGCGATCAGGCTTTCCCACGCTTTTTGAGAACCGCTGGTGCCTGCTGACCCCAACCGAACGTTCCACGCCAGAGGCAACGGCGCGGCTGCGCGCGCTCTGGGAGGGCATGGGCGCCAAGGTGGACGAGATGGATGCGGCGCACCACGATCTGGTTCTTGCCGTCGTCAGCCATACGCCGCACCTGATCGCCTACACCATGGTGGGTGTGGCAGATCACCTGCGCCGGGTGTCGAACAGCGAAGTCATCCAGTATTCTGCCTCGGGCTTCCGCGACTTCACCCGCATTGCGGCCTCTGACCCGACGATGTGGCGCGACGTGTTCCTGACCAACAAGGACGCCGTGCTGGACATCCTGGGTCGTTTCACCGAAGAGTTGTTCGTGTTGCAGCGGGCGATCCGCATGGGCGACGGCGACATGCTTTTCGACTATTTCACACGCACCCGGGCCATCCGGCGCGGCATCATCGAGGCGGGGCAGGATACGGCCGCGCCCGACTTTGGCCGCGTCGCAGTGAAGCCTGCCGGGGCGAAGGGCTGA
- a CDS encoding Hint domain-containing protein, with the protein MQAGFRGAFVISWSQTELDGVRNAPLELIAVGAPWRWTGEAQRVDGGGDRLLLEGAEGMEEVRRRASRMVRRLTGIALAGPPAPRPEVEPVPPAQSFVLTDGRASWTAQLIEAPASGRQLVLFPDGLPPESRELWVVSMTIERPSDNGAPQGGVICFTPGTRIATSDGPRPIESLRSGDRILTRDNGPQEVLWTGRRRMSGARLFAMPQLRPIRLRAGVFGQGQPDADLIVSPQHRMLVRGPAAQNLFNTDEVLVTAEALVNDDSIIVDHSLREVTYIHVMLERHNIVWANGLETESFHPSHAALDAIDLDQRVSLAEVLPGGLDRPHLYGGFARRNLSAPEAAILRHDLGA; encoded by the coding sequence ATGCAGGCGGGCTTTCGGGGCGCGTTCGTCATCTCCTGGTCGCAGACGGAACTGGATGGCGTCAGGAACGCGCCGCTGGAGCTGATCGCCGTTGGCGCCCCCTGGCGCTGGACCGGCGAGGCGCAGCGCGTGGACGGCGGAGGGGACCGGCTGCTTCTGGAAGGGGCAGAAGGAATGGAGGAGGTCCGCAGGCGGGCGTCGCGCATGGTGCGGCGGCTGACCGGCATTGCGCTGGCGGGTCCGCCCGCGCCCCGCCCAGAGGTCGAACCTGTCCCGCCGGCGCAGTCCTTCGTGCTGACCGATGGCCGCGCGAGCTGGACCGCGCAGCTGATCGAGGCACCCGCCAGCGGCCGCCAGCTTGTGCTTTTTCCGGATGGCTTGCCGCCGGAATCCCGTGAGCTTTGGGTCGTCAGCATGACCATCGAGCGCCCGTCGGATAACGGGGCGCCGCAGGGTGGGGTGATCTGCTTCACGCCTGGAACGCGCATCGCCACCAGCGACGGACCTCGCCCGATCGAGTCTCTTCGCTCTGGCGACCGCATCCTGACCCGCGACAACGGCCCGCAGGAGGTGCTGTGGACCGGGCGTCGCCGCATGTCGGGCGCGCGGCTGTTCGCGATGCCGCAGCTGCGCCCCATCCGCCTGCGCGCGGGTGTCTTCGGGCAAGGCCAGCCCGATGCTGATCTGATCGTCTCTCCCCAGCACCGGATGCTGGTGCGCGGGCCCGCAGCACAGAACCTGTTCAACACCGACGAGGTGTTGGTGACGGCCGAGGCGTTGGTCAACGACGACAGCATCATCGTGGACCATTCCCTGCGGGAAGTGACCTACATCCATGTCATGCTGGAACGGCACAACATCGTCTGGGCGAACGGGCTGGAGACGGAGAGCTTTCACCCCTCTCATGCCGCTCTGGATGCCATCGACCTGGATCAGCGTGTATCCTTGGCCGAAGTGCTGCCGGGAGGGCTGGACCGCCCACACCTTTATGGCGGTTTCGCCCGTCGCAACCTTTCGGCGCCTGAAGCGGCGATCCTGCGGCACGACCTGGGGGCCTGA